A stretch of the Polaribacter pacificus genome encodes the following:
- the murA gene encoding UDP-N-acetylglucosamine 1-carboxyvinyltransferase, giving the protein MASFKIEGGHKLSGSITPQGAKNEALQIICAVLLTDKKVTVNNIPNIIDVNKLIFILGELGVKIEKISKNSYTFQADDLNLNYLESEEFKRDGSSLRGSIMIVGPLLARFGKGYIPRPGGDKIGRRRLDTHFEGFIRLGATFRYNKEESFYGVEAKELFGTDMLLDEASVTGTANILMAAVLATGTTTIYNAACEPYIQQLSKMLNAMGAKITGVGSNLLHIEGVKSLHGCEHTVLPDMIEIGSWIGMAVMTRSALTIKNVSWKDLGQIPNVFRKLGIKLEKRNDDIFIPEQESYEIQNYIDGSVLTISDAPWPGFTPDLLSIVLVIATQAKGTVLIHQKMFESRLFFVDKLIDMGAKVILCDPHRATVIGHDFQSMLKATNMTSPDIRAGVSLLIAALSAKGTSIINNIEQIDRGYEDIDQRLRAIGAKIERIEN; this is encoded by the coding sequence ATGGCATCATTTAAAATTGAAGGTGGACACAAATTAAGTGGTAGTATTACCCCACAAGGAGCTAAGAATGAAGCTCTTCAGATTATTTGTGCAGTTTTACTTACCGATAAAAAGGTAACTGTCAATAACATTCCAAATATTATTGACGTTAATAAGTTAATTTTTATTCTAGGAGAACTGGGAGTAAAAATTGAAAAAATAAGTAAAAATTCATACACTTTTCAAGCAGATGATCTTAATTTAAATTATTTAGAATCTGAAGAATTTAAACGAGATGGAAGTTCATTGCGAGGTTCTATTATGATTGTAGGTCCTTTATTAGCCAGATTTGGTAAGGGATATATTCCAAGACCAGGTGGAGATAAAATAGGAAGACGACGTCTTGATACACATTTTGAAGGATTTATTAGACTCGGAGCAACTTTTCGATACAATAAAGAAGAGTCGTTTTATGGAGTAGAAGCCAAAGAACTCTTTGGAACAGATATGCTCTTGGATGAGGCTTCTGTTACCGGAACTGCAAATATTTTAATGGCCGCGGTTTTAGCAACAGGTACCACAACCATATACAATGCAGCCTGTGAGCCGTATATTCAGCAATTGTCAAAAATGCTGAATGCCATGGGAGCAAAAATTACGGGTGTTGGTTCTAACTTACTTCACATAGAAGGTGTAAAATCACTTCATGGTTGTGAGCATACTGTCTTGCCAGATATGATAGAAATCGGTAGTTGGATAGGAATGGCAGTGATGACAAGATCTGCTTTGACTATTAAAAATGTAAGCTGGAAAGATTTAGGACAAATTCCAAATGTGTTTAGAAAACTAGGAATCAAACTAGAAAAACGCAATGATGATATTTTTATCCCAGAACAAGAGAGTTATGAAATTCAAAATTATATAGATGGCTCAGTATTGACCATTTCTGATGCTCCTTGGCCAGGTTTTACACCTGATTTATTGAGTATTGTGCTAGTGATTGCTACCCAAGCTAAGGGGACGGTTTTGATACATCAAAAAATGTTTGAAAGTCGTTTGTTTTTTGTGGATAAACTTATCGATATGGGAGCAAAAGTTATTTTGTGTGATCCCCATAGAGCAACCGTGATTGGACATGATTTCCAATCGATGTTAAAAGCAACGAATATGACATCTCCAGACATACGTGCTGGTGTATCCTTATTGATTGCAGCCTTGTCTGCAAAAGGAACTAGTATCATTAATAATATTGAACAGATAGACCGAGGTTATGAAGATATAGATCAGCGATTGAGGGCTATTGGTGCAAAAATTGAACGTATTGAAAATTAA
- a CDS encoding nucleotide exchange factor GrpE: MSKEEKLQEEEINNVENEVKTEESQENPKTEPTAEELIQSEKDKYLRLFAEFENYKKRTTKERIELFKTAGQELMTTLLPILDDFDRGLSEIKKAKDKELLKGMNLINDKLKKTLEQKGLNIMKVEAGDQFDADLHEAITQIPAPSDNLKGKIIDVVEQGYQLGDKIIRYPKVVIGQ; this comes from the coding sequence ATGAGTAAAGAAGAAAAGTTACAAGAAGAAGAAATCAACAATGTTGAGAACGAAGTAAAAACAGAAGAAAGCCAAGAGAATCCTAAAACTGAGCCTACAGCCGAAGAGTTAATTCAATCTGAAAAAGATAAATATTTACGATTGTTTGCTGAGTTTGAAAATTATAAAAAGCGTACTACTAAAGAACGTATTGAATTGTTTAAAACTGCAGGTCAAGAATTAATGACAACTTTACTGCCAATTTTAGATGATTTTGACAGAGGTTTGTCAGAAATTAAGAAAGCGAAAGACAAGGAGTTGCTTAAAGGAATGAACTTGATCAATGATAAATTAAAAAAGACTCTTGAGCAAAAAGGATTGAATATCATGAAGGTTGAGGCAGGCGATCAATTTGATGCCGATCTACATGAAGCAATTACTCAAATTCCAGCACCTTCGGATAATTTGAAAGGTAAAATAATTGACGTAGTTGAGCAAGGATATCAATTGGGAGATAAAATAATCCGTTACCCAAAAGTGGTAATCGGACAATAA
- the dnaJ gene encoding molecular chaperone DnaJ: MAKKDYYEILEISKSASVGDIKKAYRKMAIKYHPDKNPDDAGAEAKFKEAAEAYEILSDPDKKARYDQYGHAAFENGHGGGGFGGGGMNMDDIFSQFGDIFGGGFGGFGGGQQRQTRVKGGNMRIRVKLTLEEIAKGVEKKVKVRRKVQADGVTYTTCSTCNGSGQVTRVTNTILGRMQTATSCPTCQGAGQSIDKRPSGSDSEGLIVKEETVSIQIPAGVTEGVQLKVAGKGNEAPGKNSIPGDLLVLIEEIQHATLKREGTNIHFDLYVSLSEAVLGTSKEIETVNGKVKIKIEAGTQSGKILRLKGKGLPSIERYGNGDFLIHINVWTPQQLSKEQKQFFDKMKDDDNFVPNPQTSDKSFFEKVKDMFM, encoded by the coding sequence ATGGCAAAAAAAGATTATTACGAAATCTTAGAAATAAGCAAGTCTGCAAGTGTAGGGGATATAAAAAAGGCCTATCGAAAGATGGCAATAAAATATCATCCAGATAAAAACCCAGATGATGCAGGAGCAGAGGCTAAGTTTAAAGAGGCTGCAGAAGCTTATGAAATACTTAGTGACCCAGATAAAAAAGCACGTTATGATCAATACGGTCATGCTGCTTTTGAAAACGGTCATGGCGGCGGCGGCTTCGGTGGCGGTGGTATGAATATGGATGATATCTTTAGTCAATTTGGCGATATCTTTGGTGGAGGTTTTGGCGGATTTGGCGGAGGTCAACAACGTCAGACTAGAGTTAAAGGAGGCAATATGCGAATTCGTGTAAAGTTAACTTTAGAAGAAATTGCAAAAGGAGTTGAGAAAAAAGTAAAAGTCCGTAGAAAAGTTCAAGCAGACGGAGTTACCTATACAACCTGTTCTACCTGTAATGGATCTGGTCAAGTAACTAGAGTAACCAATACCATACTAGGAAGAATGCAAACAGCTACTAGCTGTCCTACTTGTCAAGGAGCTGGTCAAAGTATTGATAAAAGACCTAGCGGATCAGATTCTGAAGGTTTGATCGTAAAAGAAGAAACTGTTTCAATTCAGATTCCTGCAGGGGTTACAGAAGGAGTGCAGTTAAAGGTTGCTGGTAAAGGAAATGAAGCTCCTGGTAAAAATTCTATTCCTGGGGATTTGTTGGTTTTAATAGAAGAAATCCAACACGCTACCTTAAAAAGAGAAGGGACAAATATTCATTTTGATTTATATGTTAGCTTATCAGAAGCAGTTCTAGGGACTAGTAAAGAAATAGAAACTGTTAACGGGAAAGTAAAAATAAAGATAGAAGCAGGGACTCAATCTGGTAAGATTTTACGATTAAAAGGAAAAGGATTGCCAAGTATAGAAAGATACGGAAATGGAGATTTTTTAATCCACATCAACGTATGGACTCCTCAGCAATTATCTAAAGAACAAAAACAATTCTTTGATAAGATGAAAGATGATGACAATTTTGTTCCGAACCCTCAAACATCAGATAAATCCTTTTTTGAGAAGGTAAAAGATATGTTTATGTAA